A DNA window from Anastrepha ludens isolate Willacy chromosome 6, idAnaLude1.1, whole genome shotgun sequence contains the following coding sequences:
- the LOC128866661 gene encoding golgin subfamily A member 6-like protein 25: MRSLNLLLLGASCALIVSLTFAHPPEGVWKKKLTWKEDWVQVWKTVKKEAWETKWKKIQVPIWKEVQVPIWKEVQVPDWKIVKKPHVEEREVPAWKEEKVPEWKKITKPVWKEIQVPVWREIQVPVWKEIRVPVWREVKVPVWKEIQVPIWRDIQVPVWREVQVPDWKQMFVPEWVKMGIPGEKYLGKDHEGWEYTSHDLWRKKLIWKPVWKKVWRTEKKQEWKTEKKQEWKTEKVQEWKIEKKQEWETKKVQEWKTEKQQAWKPDKKLEWKIEWVQIWKPVKKQIWVKEKRETWVEEKVQIWRTEKKQAWATEKKQAWKDEWKSIQVPVWKEVKVQEWKRVWKPVWEKVWVPASHGWD; encoded by the exons ATGAGATCCCTAAATTTATTG CTTCTAGGCGCCAGCTGCGCGCTTATCGTAAGCCTCACATTTGCCCACCCGCCCGAGGGTGTGTGGAAGAAGAAACTCACTTGGAAGGAAGACTGGGTGCAGGTGTGGAAGACGGTGAAGAAGGAGGCTTGGGAAACGAAATGGAAGAAAATACAGGTGCCCATTTGGAAAGAGGTACAAGTGCCCATTTGGAAGGAGGTGCAAGTGCCCGATTGGAAGATTGTCAAGAAGCCGCACGTTGAGGAGCGTGAAGTGCCCGCCTGGAAGGAAGAAAAAGTGCCCGAATGGAAGAAGATAACAAAACCGGTGTGGAAAGAGATACAAGTGCCGGTATGGCGTGAAATTCAAGTGCCCGTATGGAAAGAAATCCGAGTGCCAGTATGGCGTGAAGTGAAAGTACCCGTGTGGAAGGAGATACAAGTACCGATCTGGCGCGACATACAAGTGCCAGTGTGGCGTGAAGTGCAAGTGCCCGATTGGAAGCAAATGTTCGTGCCTGAGTGGGTGAAAATGGGTATACCTGGTGAGAAGTATCTGGGCAAAGATCACGAAGGTTGGGAATACACCAGTCACGATTTATGGCGTAAGAAGCTCATCTGGAAGCCAGTATGGAAGAAAGTGTGGCGCACTGAAAAGAAACAAGAATGGAAAACCGAAAAGAAGCAGGAATGGAAAACCGAGAAGGTGCAAGAGTGGAAGATCGAAAAGAAGCAAGAATGGGAAACGAAGAAAGTGCAAGAATGGAAGACCGAGAAACAGCAAGCATGGAAACCGGATAAGAAGCTGGAATGGAAAATCGAATGGGTGCAAATTTGGAAACCAGTAAAGAAACAAATCTGGGTGAAGGAGAAGCGCGAAACCTGGGTAGAGGAGAAGGTGCAAATCTGGCGCACAGAAAAGAAGCAAGCGTGGGCAACCGAGAAGAAGCAGGCGTGGAAGGATGAATGGAAATCCATACAGGTGCCCGTATGGAAGGAGGTGAAAGTACAGGAATGGAAGCGTGTGTGGAAGCCAGTGTGGGAGAAAGTGTGGGTACCAGCCAGTCATGGATGGGATTGA